The following are from one region of the Sardina pilchardus chromosome 4, fSarPil1.1, whole genome shotgun sequence genome:
- the ikzf2 gene encoding zinc finger protein Helios (The sequence of the model RefSeq protein was modified relative to this genomic sequence to represent the inferred CDS: added 135 bases not found in genome assembly) translates to MRISCPMTMETETSDGYLASNGNCSPRKENPRMLVDLSTSTPNGQHSQSPVSPTEHTIKQEEVGEEELERRLPGPEETAQSGEEGSGLEEPMMDSPNNLQDMGPATDGPNDSGNRLPNGERPFQCSQCGVSFTQKGNLLRHIKLHTGEKPFKCPFCNYACRRRDALTGHLRTHSVGKPHKCNYCGRSYKQRTSLEEHKERCHNYLQSVGMDTSNASQYPDVSKEPRPMMEPSNMVSFDRPPVIERLQGNVGKRKSTTPQKFVGEKMLRYSYPEINFDMGLKYEKEAELMQAHMMDQAMNGMPFLSSEALRPMVHHPPLSMAEVVPMVNSLFHPVYPLGPRIDRPSSREHPPLPPPPPEFPPSTNGALSLVRHKHPQAGREGSPSNSGQESVDSARSSPRDKQGAHGLRPRTSPGFSKGEGRPGEGTATRPAAAAAAAAREAVRVFSNEGHELRAFQCEHCRVLFLDHVMYTIHMGCHGYRDPLECNICGHCSKDRYEFSSHIVRGEHTFH, encoded by the exons ATGCGCATT TCCTGCCCAATGACTATGGAGACGGAGACATCAGATGGATATCTTGCTA GTAACGGAAACTGCTCTCCCAGGAAGGAGAACCCGAGAATGCTGGTGGACCTGTCAACCAGCACACCTAATGGGCAACATTCCCAAAGTCCTGTGTCACCCACTG AACACACAATCAAGcaagaggaggtgggggaggaggagttgGAGAGGAGGCTTCCTGGCCCAGAGGAGACGGCCCAGAGTGGGGAGGAGGGCTCTGGCCTGGAGGAGCCCATGATGGACAGCCCAAACAATCTCCAGGACATGGGGCCAGCAACAGATGGTCCCAATGATAGCGGCAATCGACTGCCCAATG gagagagaccCTTCCAGTGCAGCCAATGCGGCGTGTCCTTCACTCAGAAGGGGAACCTGCTGAGGCACATCAAGCTGCACACGGGCGAGAAGCCCTTCAAGTGCCCCTTCTGCAACTACGCCTGCCGCCGCCGCGACGCCCTTACCGGACACCTGCGCACGCACTCAG ATGTGTCCAAAGAGCCCCGGCCCATGATGGAGCCCTCCAACATGGTGTCCTTCGACCGCCCACCCGTCATAGAGAGGCTGCAGGGCAATGTGGGCAAGAGGAAGAGCACCACTCCACAGAAGTTTGTGG GTGAGAAGATGCTTCGCTATTCTTACCCAGAGATCAACTTTGACATGGGTCTGAAGTATGAGAAGGAGGCTGAGCTCATGCAGGCACATATGATGGACCAGGCGATGAATGGCATGCCTTTTCTAAGCTCTGAGGCCCTGAGGCCCATGGTCCACCACCCGCCGCTCTCCATGGCGGAAGTGGTGCCCATGGTGAACTCTCTCTTCCACCCCGTGTACCCGCTCGGGCCACGCATTGATCGGCCCAGCAGCCGAGAGCACCCGCCGCTGCCCCCGCCTCCCCCCGAgttccccccctccaccaacgGGGCCCTCTCATTGGTCCGACACAAGCACCCGCAGGCGGGCCGGGAGGGCTCGCCCAGCAACAGCGGCCAGGAGTCTGTGGACTCAGCCCGCAGCAGCCCCCGGGACAAGCAGGGGGCCCACGGCCTGCGCCCCAGGACCAGCCCCGGCTTCAGCAAGGGCGAGGGCCGGCCAGGAGAGGGGACGGCCACacggccggcggcggcggcggcagcggcggcccGGGAAGCAGTGCGCGTCTTCAGCAACGAGGGCCACGAGCTGCGGGCCTTCCAGTGCGAGCACTGCCGCGTGCTCTTCCTCGACCACGTCATGTACACCATCCACATGGGCTGCCACGGCTACAGGGACCCGCTCGAGTGCAACATCTGTGGCCACTGCAGCAAGGACCGCTACGAGTTCTCCTCGCACATCGTCCGCGGAGAGCACACCTTCCACTAG